One stretch of Halapricum desulfuricans DNA includes these proteins:
- a CDS encoding aldo/keto reductase, protein MDSDVVPYTTLGSTGLEVSRLALGCMNFGSEAEWMIDDREQSFEIIDRAIDLGINVLDTANVYSTGESEEIVGEAVASHRRDELVIATKVFGEMHDGPNGQGLSRKHIIDQAHASLDRLGVDYIDLYQIHRWDENTPIEETLSALTHLVDEGIVRYLGASTMAGWQFSKALYTADIEGYERFVSMQPEYNAVDRHEEANLLPICAEEDVGVIPWSPLAGGFLTGKYERDADPDEDLRAATDEYTRNRFTEENWDVLEEIRAIAEERDATPAQVSLAWLLEQDVVTAPIIGPRRIDHLEENVAAVDLELSDEEVQRIAEPKFPQWPQPEKDR, encoded by the coding sequence ATGGATAGCGACGTGGTACCATACACGACACTCGGCTCGACGGGACTGGAGGTGTCCCGGTTGGCTCTCGGATGCATGAACTTCGGTAGCGAGGCCGAGTGGATGATCGACGACCGCGAGCAGAGCTTCGAGATCATCGACCGGGCGATCGATCTGGGGATCAACGTTTTGGACACGGCGAACGTTTACTCGACGGGCGAGAGCGAGGAGATCGTCGGCGAGGCCGTCGCCAGCCATCGCCGGGACGAACTGGTGATCGCGACGAAGGTCTTCGGGGAGATGCACGACGGTCCCAACGGACAGGGACTCTCGCGCAAGCACATCATCGATCAGGCCCACGCCAGTCTGGACCGACTCGGCGTCGACTACATCGATCTCTATCAGATCCACCGCTGGGACGAGAACACGCCGATCGAGGAGACGCTATCGGCGCTGACCCATCTCGTCGACGAGGGGATCGTCCGGTATCTCGGGGCCTCGACGATGGCCGGCTGGCAGTTCTCGAAGGCGCTGTACACCGCCGATATCGAGGGCTACGAGCGGTTCGTCTCGATGCAACCGGAGTACAACGCCGTCGACCGCCACGAGGAGGCGAATCTCCTCCCGATCTGTGCCGAGGAGGACGTCGGCGTGATTCCGTGGTCGCCGCTGGCCGGCGGCTTTCTCACCGGCAAGTACGAGCGCGACGCCGATCCGGACGAAGACCTGCGGGCGGCGACCGACGAGTACACCCGAAACCGGTTCACTGAGGAAAACTGGGACGTGCTGGAGGAGATTCGGGCAATAGCCGAAGAGAGAGACGCGACGCCGGCGCAGGTCAGCCTGGCGTGGCTGCTCGAACAGGACGTGGTCACCGCGCCGATCATCGGCCCCCGACGGATCGACCACCTCGAGGAGAACGTCGCAGCCGTCGATCTCGAGTTGAGCGACGAGGAGGTTCAGCGGATCGCCGAGCCGAAGTTCCCGCAGTGGCCTCAGCCCGAAAAAGACCGATGA
- a CDS encoding TrmB family transcriptional regulator, with amino-acid sequence MDTSTLTSVLEDAGLSPYQADAYVTILELGSASATDIAEKSDVPDPRIYDVLRDLEKHGYIETYEQDSLHARAYSPESVLGDLRERAGQFEQAADEIEDRWEAPTMDTHTVSFVKRMDTVLDKAETKIREAENQVQVAADREQYERLRPALEAAHDNGVHIKLALCLEDDEALPSEDALNGVATQVRYRSIPMPFIALVDRTSTCFAPHVLSANRYGVIVEDRTHAYVFHWFFMAGLWESTEPLIEDGDDSLPRSYVNIRQCIRDVWPLLEDGATVSVTVEGIEVESGSTISFEGEIVDVTYPSLEAAGTDAPFLYLGGQATITIETDDGVVEVGGWGAVIEDYEATRIVLEEIVSE; translated from the coding sequence ATGGATACCTCGACGCTGACGTCGGTCCTCGAAGACGCCGGTCTCTCCCCGTATCAGGCCGACGCGTACGTGACCATCCTCGAACTCGGTTCGGCGTCAGCGACCGACATCGCAGAGAAGAGCGACGTTCCCGATCCGCGGATCTACGACGTCCTCCGGGACCTCGAGAAACACGGCTACATCGAGACCTACGAACAGGACAGTCTCCACGCCAGAGCCTACAGTCCCGAATCGGTGCTCGGAGACCTCCGCGAGCGCGCAGGCCAGTTCGAGCAGGCGGCCGACGAGATCGAAGACCGGTGGGAAGCACCGACGATGGACACACACACAGTGAGTTTCGTCAAGCGGATGGACACGGTATTGGACAAAGCCGAGACGAAAATCAGAGAGGCGGAAAACCAGGTCCAGGTCGCTGCCGACCGCGAGCAGTACGAGCGTCTCCGTCCGGCGCTCGAGGCGGCCCACGACAACGGCGTCCACATCAAGCTCGCGCTGTGTCTCGAAGACGACGAGGCGCTCCCTTCGGAGGACGCGTTGAACGGCGTCGCAACGCAGGTGCGATACCGGTCGATCCCGATGCCGTTCATCGCGCTCGTCGATCGGACCTCGACGTGCTTTGCCCCGCACGTCCTCTCCGCAAACCGCTACGGGGTCATCGTGGAGGACCGGACCCACGCGTATGTCTTCCACTGGTTTTTCATGGCCGGACTCTGGGAGTCGACGGAACCGCTGATCGAGGACGGCGACGACTCGCTCCCGCGGTCGTACGTCAACATCCGCCAGTGTATCCGGGACGTCTGGCCGCTGCTCGAGGACGGCGCGACGGTGTCGGTCACTGTCGAGGGCATCGAAGTCGAATCCGGATCGACCATCTCCTTCGAGGGCGAAATCGTCGACGTCACGTACCCGAGTCTGGAGGCCGCGGGGACAGACGCTCCCTTCCTCTATCTTGGCGGCCAGGCCACGATTACGATTGAAACCGATGATGGAGTCGTCGAAGTCGGCG
- a CDS encoding alpha-amylase family glycosyl hydrolase, with protein sequence MSASEQELPTDAWPPDDPVETLREFLTERYADRPEVVHERIDEQLPALWQAYTEVYGDDREAAAWLLEAVHAAVEAFEGRPEQLRSLDRSRAGVDDWFQGPEEVGYMCYVDLFAGDLAGVREKIPYLKELGVTYLHLMPLLEPREGRNDGGYAVKDYRSVDPDLGTMDDLRELAADLHDEGIKLALDFVMNHTAREHEWAQAAMDGDERFEDFYLTFEDRDLPDQYEQTLPEVFPDFAPGNFTYVDDLEQWVWTSFYDFQWDLDYTNPDVFVQMFREMAFLANVGTDVLRLDAVPFLWKELGTDCRNLDEAHWILRAYRALMRIAAPGVLFKAEAIVAPEETIRYLGTGGYEGEECDIAYNAPLMAHLWHALASENTRLLEQALDGLPSTPDEASWLNYVRCHDDIGWGLADEDVRAVGQDPTSTRKFCSDFYAGDHPDSYAEGYRFQEEPTGVARTSGTAAALTGLQKARVEGDPEDVDTAIQRYLLMHEAAFVMQGMPLLYSGDELAQLNDFSYLNNPIKAEDNRWVHRSPMDWDAAERRTLEGSVEQRVFDGIRRLSEARGGRTALHHRGEETVHDVADDSVFVVERAHDGERLLALSNFSGDSRAVALDELPEPWTDGSYHEILRDETARYPDGRIFLEPYGYRWLEPTDAEPGEDVTTRVEIEVEAEYGEQLFLTGDHEALGNWDVESAVALSGDDYPTWRGEFDLPEGTYVEFEWLKKRDGEPIEWSGHRYVTKAGWDTALRLE encoded by the coding sequence ATGAGCGCGAGCGAGCAGGAATTGCCGACCGACGCGTGGCCCCCGGACGATCCGGTCGAGACGCTCCGGGAGTTCCTGACAGAGCGGTACGCCGACCGCCCAGAAGTGGTGCACGAACGGATCGACGAACAGTTGCCCGCCCTCTGGCAGGCCTACACCGAGGTCTACGGTGACGACCGCGAGGCGGCCGCGTGGCTGCTCGAGGCGGTCCACGCGGCCGTCGAGGCCTTCGAGGGACGGCCCGAACAGCTTCGCTCGCTGGACCGTTCGCGCGCCGGCGTCGACGACTGGTTTCAGGGCCCCGAGGAGGTCGGATACATGTGTTACGTCGATCTGTTCGCGGGCGATCTGGCGGGCGTCCGCGAGAAGATCCCCTATCTGAAGGAACTCGGCGTGACCTACCTCCACCTCATGCCGCTGCTGGAGCCCCGAGAGGGGCGCAACGACGGGGGATACGCCGTGAAAGACTACCGTTCGGTCGACCCCGATCTGGGCACGATGGACGACCTGCGCGAGCTGGCCGCCGACCTGCACGACGAAGGGATCAAGCTCGCGCTGGACTTCGTGATGAATCACACCGCCCGCGAACACGAGTGGGCGCAGGCCGCGATGGACGGCGACGAGCGCTTCGAGGACTTCTATCTCACCTTCGAGGACCGCGACCTCCCCGACCAGTACGAGCAGACGCTCCCGGAGGTGTTCCCGGACTTCGCGCCGGGGAACTTCACCTACGTCGACGACCTGGAGCAGTGGGTCTGGACGAGCTTCTACGACTTCCAGTGGGACCTCGATTACACGAACCCGGACGTGTTCGTCCAGATGTTCCGCGAGATGGCCTTTCTCGCGAACGTCGGCACCGACGTGCTTCGGCTCGACGCCGTCCCCTTCCTCTGGAAGGAACTGGGGACCGATTGTCGGAATCTGGACGAAGCCCACTGGATCCTGCGGGCCTACCGGGCGCTGATGCGCATCGCCGCGCCGGGGGTGCTGTTCAAAGCCGAGGCCATCGTCGCGCCCGAGGAGACGATCAGGTACCTCGGGACGGGCGGCTACGAGGGCGAGGAGTGTGACATCGCCTACAACGCGCCGCTGATGGCCCACCTCTGGCACGCGCTGGCAAGCGAGAACACCCGGCTACTCGAACAGGCGCTCGACGGACTCCCGTCGACGCCCGATGAGGCCTCGTGGCTCAACTACGTCCGGTGTCACGACGACATCGGTTGGGGGCTGGCCGACGAGGACGTCCGCGCCGTCGGGCAGGACCCGACGAGCACGCGCAAGTTCTGCTCGGACTTCTACGCGGGCGATCACCCCGACAGCTACGCCGAGGGCTACCGCTTTCAGGAGGAGCCGACCGGCGTCGCCCGCACGTCCGGGACGGCAGCGGCGCTGACTGGCCTGCAGAAAGCCCGCGTCGAGGGCGACCCCGAAGACGTCGATACGGCGATCCAGCGCTACCTGCTCATGCACGAGGCCGCGTTCGTCATGCAGGGGATGCCGTTGCTGTACAGCGGCGACGAACTCGCCCAGCTCAACGACTTCTCGTATCTGAACAACCCGATCAAGGCCGAGGACAACCGCTGGGTGCACCGCTCGCCGATGGACTGGGACGCCGCCGAGCGCCGAACGCTCGAGGGATCTGTCGAACAGCGCGTCTTCGACGGGATCAGGCGCCTTTCAGAGGCCCGGGGGGGTCGAACGGCGCTGCACCACCGCGGCGAGGAGACCGTCCACGACGTGGCTGACGATTCGGTGTTCGTCGTCGAACGTGCCCACGACGGCGAGCGCCTGCTCGCACTGTCGAACTTCTCCGGGGACTCGCGGGCGGTCGCGCTCGATGAGCTCCCCGAGCCCTGGACCGACGGTAGCTACCACGAGATCCTCCGCGACGAGACCGCCCGCTACCCCGACGGTCGGATCTTCCTGGAGCCGTACGGCTATCGCTGGCTCGAGCCGACCGACGCCGAACCGGGCGAGGACGTGACGACCCGCGTCGAGATCGAGGTCGAGGCCGAGTACGGCGAACAGCTGTTCCTGACCGGCGACCACGAGGCACTGGGCAATTGGGACGTCGAGTCGGCCGTGGCGCTGTCCGGCGACGACTACCCGACCTGGCGGGGCGAGTTCGATCTCCCCGAGGGGACCTACGTCGAGTTCGAGTGGCTGAAAAAGCGCGACGGCGAGCCAATCGAGTGGTCCGGCCACCGGTATGTCACGAAAGCCGGCTGGGACACCGCCTTGCGACTCGAGTGA
- the gghA gene encoding glucosylglycerol hydrolase yields MSTEVTLLEDATEELCEWHRNCRDRHEDDFEAAKEIVTRLGAHYEDGRTEVGFWTPEIVEAGVPSEDVYLEVLTPTEDVRVFEDGVDQQRIEVRRDRLPIYREEEYHWAVVEGMTPGTRERFGSLYQLVYRQDGEWHTVQDPVAYSVPFGVFGPAELIDLETLDAERDDREYFEGLGTDEEPIPTTEDDGLPRVDPATSMVEIHPGTATENGSLDGLARRYEQIGEKLRSGEELDAGEWIHVGYDAIQLMPIEPITEHRENHDFWSVEGDRVALEGSETVELVAEQPDLINWGYDIVIRAFSAPNPAILETGRPHELVDFIAACHNLPDSIRVVFDIALGHAEGRADELLDEEFIEGPGMYGLELDYLHPVVRAIVLDLQRRKMDFGADGIRVDGAQDFKYYDPESDELVHDDEFLAEMDEVTQEVGGTEYRPWMIYEDGRPWPRGDWELASTYRELIKQHPHSFQWSPITFAHNKPALLTFWASKWWRVFEVADFGENWITGVANHDTLRRGTQQPLPKGWEEDPINPYLGDDGPEIIDEAYDQPSTNMLLHCLLPGVPMDFLNANAHAPWSFMRDTDDEWNVKVVAEEDNFLDWHVPAELYDDDRFFGRLKAMGIDERDDLDHFVHVLHDVGEATDWEPEDMAATIEALGSPLAGETVTPADLERFGEAWMADVNEFANLTHWLDTLENDRAEFTHRVRQFRQDRPWLRGDIDVDGEEVFDYVHPVDGTVVYYGFRESPDGDEQILFVGNMEGPEVTVEPTTLDDAIPDSGWEPALAAPGVDPDLDGVALDNGEAVVWTRRP; encoded by the coding sequence ATGAGCACCGAAGTCACACTGCTTGAAGACGCCACGGAGGAGCTCTGTGAGTGGCACCGGAACTGCCGCGACCGCCACGAGGACGATTTCGAGGCGGCCAAGGAGATTGTCACGCGGCTGGGCGCACACTATGAGGACGGCCGTACCGAGGTCGGGTTCTGGACGCCGGAGATCGTCGAGGCCGGCGTCCCCAGCGAGGACGTGTATCTGGAGGTGCTGACGCCGACAGAGGACGTCCGCGTCTTCGAGGACGGCGTCGATCAACAGCGAATCGAGGTCCGGCGCGACCGGTTGCCGATCTACCGGGAGGAGGAGTATCACTGGGCCGTCGTCGAGGGCATGACGCCGGGGACGCGCGAGCGGTTCGGCTCCCTCTACCAGCTCGTCTACCGTCAGGACGGCGAGTGGCACACCGTGCAGGACCCGGTGGCGTACTCGGTGCCGTTCGGCGTGTTCGGACCCGCGGAACTGATCGACCTCGAGACGCTCGACGCCGAGCGCGACGACCGGGAGTACTTCGAGGGACTCGGCACCGACGAGGAGCCGATCCCCACGACCGAGGACGACGGGCTCCCCCGGGTCGATCCGGCGACGAGCATGGTCGAGATTCATCCCGGGACGGCGACCGAAAACGGCTCACTTGACGGGCTCGCGCGCCGGTACGAGCAAATCGGTGAGAAACTCCGAAGCGGCGAGGAGCTGGACGCTGGCGAGTGGATCCACGTGGGCTATGACGCCATCCAGCTGATGCCGATCGAGCCGATCACCGAACACCGCGAGAACCACGACTTCTGGTCGGTCGAGGGCGATCGCGTCGCTCTCGAGGGCAGCGAGACGGTCGAGCTCGTCGCCGAACAGCCCGACCTGATCAACTGGGGATACGATATCGTCATCCGGGCGTTTTCGGCCCCCAATCCCGCAATCCTGGAGACGGGCCGACCGCACGAACTGGTCGATTTCATCGCCGCGTGTCACAACCTGCCCGACTCGATCCGGGTCGTCTTCGACATCGCCCTGGGCCACGCCGAGGGGAGAGCCGACGAACTGCTCGACGAGGAGTTCATCGAGGGTCCGGGCATGTACGGCCTCGAACTGGACTACCTGCACCCGGTCGTCCGGGCGATCGTGCTGGATCTACAGCGCCGGAAGATGGACTTCGGTGCCGACGGGATCCGCGTCGACGGCGCGCAGGACTTCAAGTACTACGACCCCGAATCGGACGAACTGGTCCACGACGACGAGTTCCTCGCGGAGATGGACGAGGTCACTCAGGAGGTCGGGGGGACCGAATACCGGCCGTGGATGATCTACGAGGACGGCCGACCCTGGCCCCGCGGGGACTGGGAGCTGGCCTCGACCTACCGGGAACTCATCAAACAACACCCCCACAGCTTCCAGTGGTCCCCGATCACGTTCGCGCACAACAAGCCCGCTTTGCTGACATTCTGGGCGAGCAAGTGGTGGCGCGTCTTCGAGGTCGCGGACTTCGGGGAGAACTGGATCACCGGCGTCGCCAACCACGACACGCTCCGGCGAGGGACCCAGCAACCGCTTCCGAAAGGGTGGGAGGAAGACCCGATCAACCCCTATCTGGGTGACGACGGCCCCGAGATCATCGACGAGGCCTACGACCAGCCCTCGACGAACATGCTGTTGCACTGCCTGCTTCCGGGCGTCCCGATGGACTTTCTCAACGCAAACGCCCACGCGCCGTGGTCGTTCATGCGCGACACTGACGACGAGTGGAACGTCAAGGTTGTCGCCGAAGAGGACAACTTCCTCGATTGGCACGTCCCCGCCGAACTGTACGACGACGACCGGTTCTTCGGCCGGTTGAAAGCGATGGGGATCGACGAGCGTGACGACCTCGATCACTTCGTCCACGTCCTGCACGACGTCGGCGAGGCGACCGACTGGGAACCCGAGGACATGGCGGCGACGATCGAGGCGCTGGGATCGCCCCTCGCCGGCGAGACGGTGACGCCGGCGGACCTCGAACGCTTCGGCGAGGCCTGGATGGCCGACGTCAACGAGTTCGCGAACCTCACACACTGGCTTGACACGCTTGAGAACGACCGCGCCGAGTTCACTCATCGTGTCCGACAGTTCCGTCAGGACCGTCCGTGGCTTCGCGGTGACATCGACGTCGACGGCGAGGAAGTCTTCGACTACGTCCATCCCGTCGACGGGACGGTCGTCTACTACGGCTTCCGGGAGTCGCCCGACGGTGACGAACAGATCCTGTTCGTGGGCAACATGGAAGGCCCCGAGGTGACCGTCGAGCCGACGACGCTGGACGACGCGATACCCGATTCGGGCTGGGAGCCCGCGCTGGCCGCGCCCGGTGTCGACCCCGACCTGGACGGCGTCGCACTGGACAACGGCGAGGCCGTCGTCTGGACGCGCCGGCCGTAG